The proteins below are encoded in one region of Manis pentadactyla isolate mManPen7 chromosome 2, mManPen7.hap1, whole genome shotgun sequence:
- the LOC118924764 gene encoding histone H2B subacrosomal variant-like, protein MARSITKKNKCSRRHQSPTSSRKKSHSSTNFGHRNYSLYINRILKKVVPRKMTNRVSSCTLDTINTLINNIFEHISVEACNLMCFRNCCTLTPEDIQKAVYLLLPGKLAKHAVAFGSEAVHRYVHS, encoded by the exons ATGGCCAGATCCATCACCAAAAAGAACAAGTGCTCCAGAAGACATCAAAGCCCAACAAGTTCCAGAAAGAAGTCTCATTCCAGCACCAATTTTGGCCACAGAAATTATTCACTCTACATAAACAGGATCCTAAAGAAAGTGGTTcctcggaagatgact AATCGCGTATCATCTTGCACCTTGGACACCATTAACACCCTGATCAACAACATCTTTGAGCACATTTCTGTGGAAGCCTGCAACCTGATGTGTTTCAGAAATTGTTGTACCCTCACACCTGAAGATATCCAGAAGGCAGTGTACTTGCTGTTGCCTGGGAAACTAGCTAAGCATGCAGTGGCTTTTGGAAGCGAAGCTGTCCACAGATATGTCCACTCCTAA